In Dehalococcoidia bacterium, the sequence GCCCCGAGGCTCAGGATGAAGGCGACGGAGCTGGCGACCCCCTTGAGGTAGTCGATGATGCTGTCGGTATCAAGCACCTGATAGGTCATGCGCGGGAGCTGCCGCGCAGCTTCTCGCCGGTGTGCGCATCAGCGGCACGGCGCAGGTCATGCACCCACTGCGAGGTCTTTTCCGGCGTGGCCCACTCGGGGTAGTCGGCAGCAGCCAGCGCCCCGGCGGTGGCGGCCAGCGCTTCCTTCTGCCGTTCGCGCGCGAGCTTCTCGCGCAGAGCCTCGGTCACAAATTCGCTGCGCTTGCGCTTGCCCGCGACCCGGTCGATCGCCTCGACCAGGTCGCGCGGAACATGCACATGCGTGCGCATGGTTTCTTTCATCATCGACTCGATTCCATTCATAGACGTACAATACGTGAGCACTATATCACACAGGTGTGTGCCGAGCCAAGTGACAGCAATGCCGGCTTGTGGAACCGCAAGGCAGATGGTCCGCCGCCGACCGGTACCAGCGTACGGGTTGCGCTTGCCCCCACGGCCGGTTTCGCGGCCGGTTCGGCGCGCACAGAGCCGGCCCGCCGGCCGCAGTTCCGGCAGCACGGACCAGCATGCCGCTGAAGGCGTGGGGCCGCGGCGGTCAGCGCCCCTGCAGGCCCGGGCGGCCGGCGTGGTGCACGCGGTCTTCGGCCTGCGCCAGTTCGGCGTCGTCGGGCACCATCGCCAGGTGATGGCGGTAGACCAGCTCGCCACCCAGCCAGCCGCTCAGCGCCAGCAGCCCCGT encodes:
- a CDS encoding ribbon-helix-helix domain-containing protein, whose protein sequence is MNGIESMMKETMRTHVHVPRDLVEAIDRVAGKRKRSEFVTEALREKLARERQKEALAATAGALAAADYPEWATPEKTSQWVHDLRRAADAHTGEKLRGSSRA